CGTCCCTCCCCCACACATCCCCCCGGTGCGATCTGCTCTATTCTAGCGCCGCCGAGCCCTCCGTGCAGCGTTACCGTTCAGGCAACGAGACGGGGGACCGGCGCCGCCGGTCCCCCGTTCGCGCCTGCGCGCGTGCCAGGTCGTCCGCGTCGCCGTCAGTTCACGGTGAACGTAATCGGAATCGACACCCACACGCTGACCTTCTGATCTCGGTTCAGCGCCGGGCTGAACTGCATGAGGTCGGCTACCCGGAGCGCCGCCTCGTCCAACTGCTTCTGGCCGCTCGACTTGTTTACCTGAGTGCGCTGCACCCTGCCGCCTTCGTCGATGAAGAACCAGACATTGGTGGTCCCGCCGATGCCGGCGTCTTTGAGCATGGGCGGATAGTACCTCTTCAGGGCGCGCGTCACGTCACCCCGGTTCTTCAGTTCTGGCGCCACCTCGAACGGCGTGTACACCGGCGCGTCCGAGATGTCGCCCTCACCCGGGCTGGGCGGGGGCGGCAGGTTCTCGATCGGGTTCATCTCGAACGTCGTCGGCGCGATCGTGATGTCCTCGTCGATCGACACGTCGGAGATCACCGGCGTGGCCGGGCGCGCGATCTGCTCGGGCGGCGGCGGGATCTCGATCTCGGGCGGCAGATCGATCGCCTCGAGCTCCAGGCTGTCGAAGGCCACGTTGGCGGCCTCGGCCGCCGGCCAGAACATGAACATCGCGAAATGGATGATCACCGCGGCCGCCAGCGAGCCCCAGAACAAGGGGGGGAAGCCTTCCTTGAAGCGATCGTTTGCCGTCCGCCGGCTGGCGGTAATGCCCTCCGTCATTGCTCTACCTCCGCGCGCGCGCCATGCGTTGCTCGAGGTTCGTGTAGAACGTCACGCGAACCGTGCCTGCGTTCTGCAACTGCTCCTGCAGTGCGTTCATGATCCGATACGGTACGTCGCGATCCGCGCGCAGCACCGGCACGAGCCGCTGATCGGACTCGATGTAGAGCCCGTTGACCACGGGGGCCACGCCCTCCATGGGGAGCAGCTGGTCGTTGATCCAGACGTCGCCGCTTTGCTCCACCCAGATGTGCAGGATGTCCTTGCGCGACTCATCCAGCTTCTGCGTGGCCTCCGCCTCCGGAAACTCGACGTCCCTGGCCTGCTCCTTCCGGAAGACCGTGCTGACCATGAAGAAGATCAGCAGCAGGAAGGCCATGTCCGCCAGGGAGGACGAGGGAATCTCGCTCGAGGCCTTGGACTTTCGTTCCAACCCACCTTGCATCATGGCGTTACTGATCCAGTATCTGGAGGGAGATACGCTCCGCGCCGGCCGCCTGTAGCTGGTCCAGCACGTCGATCATGTAGCGGTACGATGCCTCCGGATGCGTCTTCACGGCGGCGATCAGATTCTCGTTGCGGGAGAACTCCTGGCGCCAGATCGCGGAAATCTGACCGGAACGAACCGGCTGGACCTGCGGGCTCTCGCCACGCTTGACCTGGACGATCCCGTCCGGCTGCACCGTCAGGTGGAGCACGTTCTTCTGGGAAACCTCCACCTCTTCGCTCTTTTCGGGCAGCACTATGCGCAGCCCCTTCTCCTCCTCGAAGACCGTCGTCACGAGGAAGAACACGAGCAAGAGGAAGGCGATGTCGGCCATCGACGATGTCGGAATGTCGCCGCCCGGCCGCTTCTTCTTCTTCAGGATTGCCATATCTCGGTCTCCAGGGGGGCCGCTGCCCCGCCGCGCCTCACCGTGTTCTTAAAAGTCCCGCGTGTCGGAAGTTCCCTCGCCGCCCGTCGCCGGCCCCACCGAGGGCGGAGGCGGCGCCGCCGGGGCGGCCGCGAAGGACGCGCCGCCCGCCGGCGCGGGCACGGCGCCGTACTCGCCCCAGATGATCTTGAGCACTGCGCCCGTGCCCTCCTCCATGTCCAGAATGAGCTTGTCGATGCGGCTCACGAACCAGTTGTAGGAGACGTTGATCGGGATCGCGATGACGAGGCCGGCGGCGGTGGTGATGAGCGCGATCTTGATGCCACCGGCGACCAGAGACGCCTCCACCTGGCCGGCCAATTCGATGGCGCCGAAGGCTCCGATCATGCCTATGACCGTGCCCAGGAAGCCGAGCAGCGGCGCGATGTTGGCCAGCGTCGCGAGCAACGTCAGCCCGCGCTCCAGGAAGCCCAGCTCGATCCGGCCCGTGGTCCTGATCGCGTTCTCGATTTCGTGCGTGTCCGCGCCCACGCCCAACAGGCGGCGCAGGCCCGAGACGAGGATCGCGGCCACGGGACCCGGCGTTTCCTCGGCGACCTTCACGGCCTCGTGGAACTGGCCCTGGGTGCCCAGCGTCTCGACTCGTTCCAGCAACTCGCGGGAGCGGGCATGCGCGGTCCACAGCGTGTAGCCCTTGGCGATGATCACGCCGAGGGCGATCAGAGAGCACAACAGAAGCGGGTACATCATGAACCCGCCGTCGGCGAACAGGGTCAGCAGGTTGTACTCGTTGTCCTGCACGGAACGTCCCCCGGCTTCGGGTCTGTGCGCGCTAGGAGCGCAGAGGATCGGGCAATGTAGGCGCCGCCCATAGGGCGGTCAACGCGCCTTATGGCGTCCCATCGCCCGGTCGGATCTACCCGGCGTGGACCAGCGTGATCCCCACCAACTCGTTGCGCAGTCGCTCGGACGACACGTTGCGTTCCAGGATGCCGCGGCGCGCGAGAGACACCTGGGACGTCTCCTCGCTGACCACCACGACGATGGCGTCGGTCTCTTCGGAGAGGCCGATGGCGGCCCGGTGGCGCGTCCCCAGGGTGCGGTCGCTGACCGGGTACTGCGTCAGCGGAAGCACCACTCCCGCGGCCATGACCGTGTCCCCCGCGATCAGCACGGCGCCGTCGTGGAGGGGGGCGGAGGGCGCAAAGATGCTCTCCAACAGCTCCGCCTTCACCCGGGCCTGGACCCTGGTCCCTGAATCCGCGTACTCCTCCAGCCCCATGTCCCGCTGGATGGCGATGATGGCGCCCACGTGCGAGCGGCTCAGCCTGCTGGCCGCCTCTACCACTTCCTCGACGACCTGCGTCACCTCCATGCGGTTGAAGATGCGCAGCATGCGGTTCTGTCCCAGCCGCGCCAGCGTGCTGCGCAACTCGGGCTGGAAGACGATCAGCGCGGCGAACGCACCGTACTCGAAGACCTTCTCCATGATGTAGCGGATCAGGCTCAGGTCCAGGACCCGCGAGAAGAAGTATACGCCCGCCAGTACGAGCAGGCCGGACAGCATCTGGAGCGCCCGCGTGCGCGCCAGAAGGCGCAGCACGTAGTAGAACACCAGCGCCACGAACACGATCTGGGCCAGATCCCAGAATCCCGGCACCAGAAATTCGTAGCGCTCCAGTAACTCAGGCACGGCTCCCGTCCCCCTCGCTCACAGGTCGGTCCTATCGACCAGCGCCGCGGCGACGTCCAGCGCCCGCCGGGCCTCCGCCACGTCGTGCACCCGCAAGATGCGGGCGCCACGCTGATACGCCACCACGCAGGCGGCTATGGTCCCGGGCAAACGCAGCTCCGGCGGCAAACCTCCGGCCAGCTCGCCCACGAAGCGCTTGCGGCTGGGGCCCACCACGACCGCGTGTCCGAGCGCCGCGAACCGCTCCAGCTCCCGCAGTACGGCGACGCTGTGCGCGGTGGTCTTGGAGAAGCCCAGCCCGGGGTCCAGCGCGATGGCGTCCGCGGGCACCCCGCGCCCGCGGGCTTCCGCCAGGGAAACCGCGAGCTCTTCAATGACCTCGCCGACGACGTCGGGCCCGTAGGCGGCCAGCTCGTAGGTGGCCATGTCCGCCACCGCCCCGCGCGAGTGCATGAGGATCAGCCCGGCGCCCGCGTCCCGGACGGCGTCCGCCACTGTCGGGTCCAGGCGCAGGCCGGAGACATCGTTCACCGCCGCGGCCCCCGCCTCGAGCGCCGCCCGAGCCGTCTCGCCCTTCACCGTGTCCACCGACACGTGCACGCCCGGGAAGCGCCTCACCAACGCCTCCACGACCGGAACCACCCGCCGGCGCTCCTCGCCGGGCGACACCGGCTCCGCCCCGGGGCGCGTGGATTCGCCGCCCACGTCCAGGATCGCCGCGCCGCCCTCGAGCATGGCTTCGGCCTGGCGCAACGCACCCTCGGGCCCCTCGGACCGGCTCTGATGCCAGAACGAGTCGGGGGTTGTGTTCAGGACGCCCATCAGCACCGGGCGATCCAGCGCGATGCCGCCCACCGCGGTTCTCCAGACCGATGCGCGACGGGGACCGGCGGGCGTCTGCCCACCGGTCCCCGCCCCGGCCGGTCGCGTCAAGGCCTGCGGTTCGGCCACGCGCGGGTCAGGGGGACCGCAGCCGCGCGCGCAGCGCCGGCGCCGGCACGATGTCTCC
The sequence above is drawn from the Gemmatimonadota bacterium genome and encodes:
- a CDS encoding energy transducer TonB — encoded protein: MTEGITASRRTANDRFKEGFPPLFWGSLAAAVIIHFAMFMFWPAAEAANVAFDSLELEAIDLPPEIEIPPPPEQIARPATPVISDVSIDEDITIAPTTFEMNPIENLPPPPSPGEGDISDAPVYTPFEVAPELKNRGDVTRALKRYYPPMLKDAGIGGTTNVWFFIDEGGRVQRTQVNKSSGQKQLDEAALRVADLMQFSPALNRDQKVSVWVSIPITFTVN
- a CDS encoding biopolymer transporter ExbD — encoded protein: MERKSKASSEIPSSSLADMAFLLLIFFMVSTVFRKEQARDVEFPEAEATQKLDESRKDILHIWVEQSGDVWINDQLLPMEGVAPVVNGLYIESDQRLVPVLRADRDVPYRIMNALQEQLQNAGTVRVTFYTNLEQRMARARR
- a CDS encoding biopolymer transporter ExbD; translated protein: MAILKKKKRPGGDIPTSSMADIAFLLLVFFLVTTVFEEEKGLRIVLPEKSEEVEVSQKNVLHLTVQPDGIVQVKRGESPQVQPVRSGQISAIWRQEFSRNENLIAAVKTHPEASYRYMIDVLDQLQAAGAERISLQILDQ
- a CDS encoding MotA/TolQ/ExbB proton channel family protein produces the protein MQDNEYNLLTLFADGGFMMYPLLLCSLIALGVIIAKGYTLWTAHARSRELLERVETLGTQGQFHEAVKVAEETPGPVAAILVSGLRRLLGVGADTHEIENAIRTTGRIELGFLERGLTLLATLANIAPLLGFLGTVIGMIGAFGAIELAGQVEASLVAGGIKIALITTAAGLVIAIPINVSYNWFVSRIDKLILDMEEGTGAVLKIIWGEYGAVPAPAGGASFAAAPAAPPPPSVGPATGGEGTSDTRDF
- the cdaA gene encoding diadenylate cyclase CdaA translates to MPELLERYEFLVPGFWDLAQIVFVALVFYYVLRLLARTRALQMLSGLLVLAGVYFFSRVLDLSLIRYIMEKVFEYGAFAALIVFQPELRSTLARLGQNRMLRIFNRMEVTQVVEEVVEAASRLSRSHVGAIIAIQRDMGLEEYADSGTRVQARVKAELLESIFAPSAPLHDGAVLIAGDTVMAAGVVLPLTQYPVSDRTLGTRHRAAIGLSEETDAIVVVVSEETSQVSLARRGILERNVSSERLRNELVGITLVHAG
- the folP gene encoding dihydropteroate synthase, with amino-acid sequence MGGIALDRPVLMGVLNTTPDSFWHQSRSEGPEGALRQAEAMLEGGAAILDVGGESTRPGAEPVSPGEERRRVVPVVEALVRRFPGVHVSVDTVKGETARAALEAGAAAVNDVSGLRLDPTVADAVRDAGAGLILMHSRGAVADMATYELAAYGPDVVGEVIEELAVSLAEARGRGVPADAIALDPGLGFSKTTAHSVAVLRELERFAALGHAVVVGPSRKRFVGELAGGLPPELRLPGTIAACVVAYQRGARILRVHDVAEARRALDVAAALVDRTDL